One genomic region from Trueperaceae bacterium encodes:
- a CDS encoding phosphoglycerate kinase: protein MYRRVDDLNVTGERVLVRVDFNVPIKDGEVKDDTRIRAALPTLRALLERGATLVLTSHLGRPKGGPDDKYRLGPVAKRLGELLGREVRYAPTPGPASTEQQEFVAAAPPGSVTLVENSRFDPREEANDPALARVLASYASVYVDDAFGAAHRAHATTEGVARLLPNAAGYLMDAELAALAKLVERPARPFVVVLGGAKVSDKLGVITRLLGLADTIAVGGAMAYTFVAARGGSVGKSLVEPELYHTARRILDDARERGVRVLLPLDSLCARAIGDGAGASVHPSDAIPDDLMGLDIGPAARQEFVAALQGAGTVFWNGPLGVFETPPFDGGTMAVGAALAALPAYTVVGGGDSIAALNAAGLQGRVSHVSTGGGASLEYLEGRVLPGVAALDPAAP from the coding sequence ATGTACCGCCGGGTCGACGACCTGAACGTGACAGGCGAACGCGTCCTGGTACGCGTGGACTTCAACGTGCCCATCAAGGACGGCGAGGTCAAGGACGACACGCGCATCCGCGCCGCGCTCCCGACGCTGCGAGCGTTGTTGGAGCGCGGCGCAACGCTCGTCCTGACCTCGCACCTCGGCCGGCCCAAGGGCGGGCCGGACGACAAGTACCGGCTCGGCCCCGTCGCCAAGCGGCTGGGCGAGCTGCTTGGCCGTGAGGTCCGCTACGCCCCGACGCCGGGGCCGGCGAGCACCGAGCAGCAGGAGTTCGTGGCGGCCGCGCCGCCGGGCAGCGTGACGCTCGTCGAGAACAGCCGCTTCGACCCGCGCGAGGAGGCGAACGACCCGGCCCTGGCGCGCGTCCTGGCCAGCTACGCCAGCGTGTACGTCGACGACGCCTTCGGCGCCGCCCACCGGGCCCACGCGACCACCGAGGGCGTGGCGCGGCTCCTGCCGAACGCCGCCGGCTACCTCATGGACGCCGAGCTCGCGGCGCTCGCCAAGCTTGTCGAGCGTCCGGCCCGCCCCTTCGTCGTCGTCCTGGGTGGCGCCAAGGTCAGCGACAAGCTCGGGGTCATCACCCGGCTGCTCGGCCTGGCCGACACGATCGCCGTCGGGGGCGCCATGGCGTACACCTTCGTGGCGGCGCGGGGCGGCAGCGTCGGCAAGTCGCTCGTCGAGCCCGAGCTGTACCACACGGCGCGGCGGATCCTCGACGACGCGCGCGAACGCGGCGTGCGCGTGCTGCTGCCGCTAGACTCCCTGTGCGCGCGCGCCATCGGGGACGGGGCGGGCGCGAGCGTGCACCCGTCGGACGCCATCCCCGACGACCTCATGGGCCTCGACATCGGCCCCGCGGCGCGCCAGGAGTTCGTCGCCGCCCTCCAGGGGGCCGGCACGGTCTTCTGGAACGGGCCGCTCGGCGTCTTCGAGACGCCCCCGTTCGACGGCGGCACCATGGCGGTCGGCGCGGCGCTGGCCGCCCTCCCCGCCTACACGGTCGTGGGCGGCGGCGACTCCATCGCGGCGCTCAACGCGGCCGGCCTGCAGGGCCGCGTCTCGCACGTGTCGACGGGCGGCGGAGCCTCGCTCGAGTACCTAGAGGGCAGGGTCCTGCCTGGCGTGGCCGCGCTCGACCCCGCCGCGCCGTGA
- a CDS encoding RimK-like ATPgrasp N-terminal domain-containing protein, with product MSFRPFLHLDKGLFGRPTSPVRADLANVAGDYTYLTRGYYASLDAQMEGALAIPSTTDALDAYVVAIAMEKAKQAGIPVPEYEIVTDRFPEPPMMAYPINPFSLSGELLLDAQALESRRKGLTYTGKYAVLAQRLPHDHRVDVVRLVLGRTVTAEYREFGERLFEVFRLPLMRVRVIVTLKAYQLSAIEPLPFKDLDEGERAVLESLGTWRA from the coding sequence GTGAGCTTCCGCCCCTTCCTGCACCTCGACAAGGGGCTCTTCGGCCGACCGACCAGCCCCGTGCGAGCCGACCTCGCCAACGTGGCGGGCGACTACACGTACCTCACGCGCGGTTACTACGCCAGCCTCGACGCCCAGATGGAAGGCGCGCTCGCCATCCCGAGCACGACGGACGCGCTGGACGCCTACGTGGTGGCCATCGCCATGGAGAAGGCCAAGCAGGCCGGCATCCCCGTGCCGGAGTACGAGATCGTGACGGACCGCTTCCCCGAGCCGCCCATGATGGCGTACCCCATCAACCCGTTCTCGCTGTCCGGCGAGCTCCTGCTCGACGCCCAGGCCCTCGAGTCGCGGCGCAAGGGGCTGACGTACACGGGCAAGTACGCAGTGCTCGCCCAGCGCCTGCCTCACGACCACCGCGTCGACGTGGTGCGCCTCGTCCTCGGGCGCACGGTGACGGCCGAGTACCGGGAGTTCGGCGAGCGGCTGTTCGAGGTGTTCCGGCTGCCCCTCATGCGCGTCAGGGTCATCGTCACCCTGAAGGCGTACCAGCTCTCGGCCATCGAGCCGCTGCCGTTCAAGGACCTCGACGAAGGGGAGCGAGCGGTCCTGGAAAGCCTGGGCACATGGCGCGCCTAG
- a CDS encoding electron transfer flavoprotein subunit beta/FixA family protein translates to MKAVTIIKQVPDAEARVRAAGGSVDLAGVTFVIDGMDEYGVEEAIRLREGGHELEIVAVALGPSRSEDALRTALALGADRAVHIETDAWLDPLTQARVLAKVVEAEGAELVFVGGKQADWDSAALGPALAEVLGWPHSDWTTALSLAGGVANVRHDTDGGQEELTLPLPAVITTQQGLNEPRYPTLPNIMKAKRKELAKRDLAEFAPGAALTELVSQEIQTQGRRGVIVAGDATTAAKELVRLLRDEAKVI, encoded by the coding sequence CCGCGCGGCGGGCGGAAGCGTCGACCTCGCCGGGGTCACCTTCGTGATAGACGGGATGGACGAGTACGGCGTCGAGGAAGCGATCCGCCTGCGCGAAGGGGGCCACGAGCTCGAGATCGTGGCCGTGGCCCTCGGCCCGAGCCGCTCCGAGGACGCTCTCCGGACGGCCCTCGCGCTAGGCGCCGACCGCGCCGTCCATATCGAGACCGACGCGTGGCTCGACCCGTTGACGCAGGCCAGGGTCCTGGCCAAGGTCGTCGAGGCCGAGGGGGCGGAGCTCGTCTTCGTCGGTGGCAAGCAAGCCGACTGGGACAGCGCCGCGCTCGGCCCGGCGCTCGCCGAGGTCCTCGGATGGCCGCACTCCGACTGGACGACGGCCCTAAGCCTCGCAGGCGGCGTCGCCAACGTCAGGCACGACACGGACGGCGGTCAGGAGGAGCTCACCCTGCCGCTCCCGGCCGTCATCACTACCCAGCAGGGCCTGAACGAGCCCCGCTACCCGACGCTCCCCAACATCATGAAGGCCAAGCGCAAGGAGCTCGCCAAGCGCGACCTCGCCGAGTTCGCCCCGGGCGCGGCCCTCACCGAGCTCGTCTCCCAGGAGATCCAGACGCAGGGCCGCCGCGGCGTCATCGTCGCGGGCGACGCCACCACCGCCGCCAAGGAACTCGTCCGCCTCCTGCGCGACGAGGCCAAGGTCATCTAA
- a CDS encoding electron transfer flavoprotein subunit alpha/FixB family protein has protein sequence MVLVITTSLDGRLQKSALELVSVARRLSPEGVAAAVIGQRAAADALGAYVPTVRHVAAERLTAEAVTTAVSQLARELGADTLLFSANRLGQSVAPRVAVRLGAALLEDVIAIAAVGGGLEARRYSYLARVTETVRTSGGAGTTVVSVKPNVFKPAEPAGPGAVTEFTPQPLPTDGRVTVGERTASVGGRVALDEAKVVVAGGRGLGSAEAFTREVEPLAALLHAGVAATRAVVDAGWRPYDEQVGQTGKSVAPDLYIALGISGAVQHLSGMSRSKVVVAVNKDPDAPIFKVADYGIVGDVGAIAPALREAVKGLEG, from the coding sequence ATGGTACTCGTCATCACTACCTCTCTCGACGGCCGCCTCCAGAAGAGCGCCCTCGAGCTCGTCTCCGTCGCTCGCCGACTCTCACCCGAAGGGGTCGCCGCCGCCGTCATCGGGCAGCGCGCGGCCGCCGACGCCCTGGGCGCGTACGTTCCCACGGTCCGCCACGTGGCGGCAGAGCGCCTCACGGCCGAGGCGGTCACGACGGCCGTGAGCCAGCTCGCGCGCGAGCTCGGGGCGGACACGCTGCTCTTCAGCGCCAACCGCCTCGGCCAGAGCGTCGCCCCCCGGGTCGCGGTCCGCCTCGGCGCCGCCCTCCTCGAGGACGTCATCGCCATCGCGGCGGTCGGCGGCGGCCTGGAGGCCAGGCGCTACAGCTACCTCGCCCGCGTCACGGAGACCGTCCGCACGAGCGGCGGCGCCGGCACGACGGTCGTGAGCGTCAAGCCGAACGTCTTCAAGCCGGCCGAGCCGGCCGGTCCAGGCGCCGTGACGGAGTTCACCCCGCAGCCGCTTCCGACGGACGGGCGCGTCACGGTCGGAGAGCGCACCGCCTCGGTCGGCGGTCGGGTGGCCCTCGACGAGGCCAAGGTCGTCGTCGCCGGCGGGCGCGGCCTCGGCAGCGCCGAGGCGTTCACGCGGGAGGTCGAGCCGCTCGCGGCGCTCCTTCACGCGGGCGTGGCCGCGACGCGGGCGGTCGTCGATGCGGGCTGGCGACCCTACGACGAGCAGGTCGGCCAGACGGGCAAGAGCGTCGCCCCCGATCTCTACATCGCCCTCGGCATCTCGGGGGCCGTGCAGCACCTGTCCGGCATGAGCCGCTCCAAGGTGGTCGTGGCCGTCAACAAGGACCCCGACGCCCCCATCTTCAAGGTCGCCGACTACGGCATCGTCGGCGACGTCGGGGCCATCGCTCCCGCGTTGCGCGAGGCGGTGAAGGGGCTAGAGGGCTAG
- the gap gene encoding type I glyceraldehyde-3-phosphate dehydrogenase: MKIGINGFGRIGRQIFRIAHQRGLDVALVNDLTDTTTLAHLLKYDSNYGRFPGEVGHDDKNIIVDGSRVAVTAHKDPTAIPWGEYGVDLVIESTGIFTKRAQAAAHLAGGAKKVLISAPSPDPDFDIMLGVNQGEYDPKKHDIVSNASCTTNSLAPVMKVLDDTFGIEQALMTTIHSYTNDQRILDAPHKDLRRARNAATNIIPTSTGAAQAVGKVLPQLDGIFNGSSLRVPTQTGSISDITALLKREVSAGEINAALEAAANGPLKGIVKYTTDPIVLADIVGDPHSGIVDSLLTKVQGRLAKVFVWYDNEWGYSNRMVDVITIMGKTL; this comes from the coding sequence ATGAAGATAGGTATCAACGGCTTCGGCCGCATCGGCCGCCAGATCTTCCGCATCGCACATCAGCGGGGGCTAGACGTCGCGCTCGTCAACGACCTGACCGATACGACGACCCTGGCGCACCTCCTCAAGTACGACTCCAACTACGGCCGCTTCCCCGGCGAGGTCGGCCACGACGATAAGAACATCATCGTGGACGGCAGCAGGGTCGCCGTCACCGCGCACAAGGACCCCACCGCCATCCCGTGGGGCGAGTACGGCGTCGACCTCGTCATCGAGTCGACCGGCATCTTCACGAAACGCGCGCAAGCCGCCGCCCACCTCGCCGGCGGCGCCAAGAAGGTGCTCATCAGCGCCCCTAGCCCCGACCCGGACTTCGACATCATGTTGGGCGTCAACCAGGGCGAGTACGACCCGAAGAAGCACGACATCGTCTCCAACGCGTCCTGCACCACCAACTCGCTCGCGCCCGTGATGAAGGTGCTCGACGACACGTTCGGCATCGAGCAGGCGCTCATGACGACCATCCACTCCTACACGAACGACCAGCGCATCCTCGACGCCCCGCACAAGGACCTCCGCCGGGCCAGGAACGCCGCCACGAACATCATCCCGACCTCCACCGGCGCGGCCCAGGCCGTCGGCAAGGTCCTCCCGCAGCTCGACGGCATCTTCAACGGCTCCTCGCTGCGAGTGCCGACGCAGACGGGTTCGATCTCCGACATCACGGCGCTGCTGAAGCGCGAGGTCTCCGCCGGCGAGATCAACGCCGCGCTCGAGGCCGCGGCCAACGGCCCCCTCAAGGGCATCGTCAAGTACACGACCGATCCGATCGTGCTGGCCGACATCGTGGGCGACCCGCACTCCGGCATCGTCGACAGCCTGCTCACCAAGGTCCAGGGGCGCCTCGCCAAGGTGTTCGTCTGGTACGACAACGAGTGGGGCTACTCCAACCGCATGGTGGACGTCATCACCATCATGGGCAAGACCCTCTAG
- a CDS encoding peptidase C39 family protein, translating into MSGEPATGAPSTPAPSAGVPVAGLVVRRAERGDLEAINELEAYFPGDRMSRASLARLLGRDSAEVWVAEVGGEVVGDAVVLFRRGFESARLYSMVVNPEHRGRGAARRLLAAAEEGARERGAIVMRLEVREDNEAAIALYGACGYSVSGRTADYYEDHSTALRMRKRFARGGATVLGVPYYPQTLDFTCGPSSLMMVMRYHGYPVPLERWLELTLWREATTVFMLSGHGGCSAHGIAVAALRRGFQASVVTSDPGTPFEASVRGEKREVVRIAHTTFERELRGFGGKIELRDFGHQEVADIVARGAVPIVLVSGYRLYEARVPHWVVVTGFDDDHIYLHDPIVPEGSGRADSVHLPIKRELFDKVTRWGRGRHRAMVVVERWGNVRRLLPGS; encoded by the coding sequence GTGTCTGGTGAACCGGCCACCGGGGCGCCGAGCACGCCGGCTCCGTCCGCCGGGGTACCGGTCGCCGGCCTCGTCGTCAGGCGCGCGGAGCGGGGCGACCTCGAGGCCATCAACGAGCTGGAGGCTTACTTCCCTGGCGACCGCATGTCCAGGGCGTCGCTCGCCCGGCTGCTCGGGCGCGACAGCGCCGAGGTGTGGGTGGCCGAGGTCGGCGGCGAGGTCGTCGGCGACGCCGTCGTGCTGTTCCGGCGGGGCTTCGAGTCCGCGCGGCTCTACTCGATGGTGGTCAACCCCGAGCATCGCGGCCGAGGCGCCGCCCGCCGGCTCCTGGCCGCCGCCGAGGAGGGCGCGCGTGAGCGGGGCGCCATCGTCATGCGCCTGGAGGTGCGCGAGGACAACGAGGCCGCCATCGCGCTCTACGGCGCCTGCGGCTACTCCGTGAGCGGCCGCACCGCCGACTATTACGAGGATCACTCGACGGCGTTGCGCATGCGGAAGCGCTTCGCCAGGGGCGGCGCGACCGTGCTCGGCGTCCCTTACTACCCGCAGACGCTCGACTTCACCTGCGGGCCGTCGTCGCTCATGATGGTCATGCGCTACCACGGCTACCCCGTGCCCCTGGAGCGGTGGCTGGAGCTCACGCTGTGGCGGGAGGCCACCACCGTCTTCATGCTCTCGGGGCACGGCGGTTGCAGCGCGCACGGGATCGCCGTCGCCGCGCTGCGGCGGGGCTTCCAGGCGAGCGTCGTCACGTCCGACCCGGGCACGCCGTTCGAGGCGAGCGTGCGGGGCGAGAAGCGCGAGGTGGTGCGCATCGCCCACACGACCTTCGAGCGCGAGTTGCGCGGCTTCGGGGGCAAGATCGAGCTGCGCGACTTCGGTCACCAGGAAGTGGCCGACATCGTCGCGCGCGGGGCCGTGCCCATCGTGCTGGTGTCCGGCTATCGCCTGTACGAGGCGCGCGTCCCGCACTGGGTCGTCGTGACGGGCTTCGACGACGACCACATCTACCTGCACGACCCTATCGTGCCGGAAGGCAGCGGCAGGGCGGACAGCGTTCACCTACCCATCAAGCGCGAGCTCTTCGACAAGGTCACCAGGTGGGGGAGGGGCCGCCACCGTGCCATGGTCGTCGTGGAGCGCTGGGGGAACGTCAGGCGTCTCCTGCCAGGTAGCTGA